The following proteins are co-located in the Telopea speciosissima isolate NSW1024214 ecotype Mountain lineage chromosome 9, Tspe_v1, whole genome shotgun sequence genome:
- the LOC122639601 gene encoding 40S ribosomal protein S26-3-like, with product MTFNRRNGGCNKHGHGHVNFILCSNYGKCCPKDKAIKGFLVRNIVEQAAVRDVQKACVYNGYTLPKLYTKMQYCVSYAIHLHVVRVCSQTDRRKREPPQRFRRQEAMPKPGQAPRPAGAANPGRVLKLLRISVHPSGQWDIL from the coding sequence ATGACGTTCAATCGCAGGAATGGTGGCTGCAACAAGCATGGCCATGGCCATGTGAACTTCATCCTCTGCTCTAACTATGGCAAGTGCTGCCCTAAGGATAAGGCTATCAAGGGGTTTCTTGTGAGGAACATTGTTGAACAAGCTGCGGTTAGGGATGTTCAAAAAGCCTGTGTTTATAATGGTTATACGCTTCCAAAGCTGTACACGAAGATGCAGTACTGTGTCTCCTATGCGATCCATTTGCACGTTGTAAGGGTTTGTTCTCAGACTGACAGAAGAAAGAGGGAGCCACCTCAACGCTTTAGGCGCCAGGAAGCCATGCCAAAGCCTGGGCAAGCCCCACGCCCAGCTGGAGCTGCAAATCCTGGGCGTGTTTTAAAGCTTTTAAGAATCTCAGTTCATCCATCTGGGCAATGGGATATTTTATGA
- the LOC122640326 gene encoding aspartyl protease family protein At5g10770-like: MSLLLILFLFLLSFLVSSSHSIHHSLDDDHFSLPVVKIPVLYVEEEGAPYFLLKLGFGTPRIRYFHLLMDTGSSFTWVQCKPCQVRCFKQPSPIFDPSLSCSYAPIPCHSLECSVLKSATSFPTLPCSDTCKYNQRYLNNDVASIGDFAREMLHLLPNIVVPGFIFGCGQNNTGSPDVFDGVVGLGRNRLSLVDQSSPIYGKVFSFCLPSPQKSNGFLTIGNKGGLPELLTDPEFNYTSLVSLESDPDLYYINLVGISLGDDQTVSIPPFPLAIDTGSTVSLLPTSVYVPLRSAVRKVLSKYSPFPIEPLDTCYNLSSSVIPPAITLNFEGGIVIRLPQSRILLTISPFTCLPFIEIGDDDRNDGIIGGIQLQTLQVLIDVVNRKVGFAEKNCD, encoded by the coding sequence ATGTCTCTGCTTCTGATCTTGTTCTTATTCCTTCTGTCGTTCCTTGTCTCCTCAAGCCATTCCATTCATCATTCTCTTGATGATGATCACTTCAGCCTTCCAGTGGTGAAGATCCCAGTCTTGTATGTTGAGGAAGAAGGAGCaccttatttcttattaaaaCTTGGATTTGGAACACCCAGAATTAGATATTTTCATCTGCTCATGGATACAGGAAGCAGCTTTACATGGGTGCAATGCAAACCATGCCAAGTTAGGTGCTTCAAACAACCAAGCCCTATATTTGATCCCTCCCTATCTTGTTCATATGCTCCCATACCTTGCCATTCATTGGAGTGTTCAGTATTGAAATCTGCAACCTCCTTCCCCACCTTACCTTGTAGTGACACATGCAAGTACAACCAGCGTTACCTGAACAACGACGTTGCATCCATCGGCGATTTCGCCAGGGAAATGCTACATCTTTTGCCCAACATTGTGGTACCGGGTTTTATCTTTGGATGTGGCCAAAACAACACTGGTTCTCCAGATGTCTTCGATGGAGTTGTTGGGCTGGGAAGAAATAGACTGTCCCTGGTAGATCAGAGCAGCCCGATATATGGTAAggtcttttctttttgtttacctTCTCCACAAAAATCCAATGGATTTCTGACCATTGGTAACAAAGGGGGATTACCAGAATTATTAACTGATCCAGAGTTCAACTACACATCTCTTGTGTCTCTCGAGAGTGACCCAGATCTTTACTATATCAATTTAGTTGGTATCAGTTTAGGAGATGATCAGACTGTGAGTATCCCTCCCTTTCCACTGGCCATTGATACTGGATCAACGGTCAGTTTGCTCCCAACTTCAGTTTATGTTCCACTCCGTTCTGCAGTGAGGAAAGTTTTGTCCAAGTATTCACCATTTCCCATTGAGCCCTTGGATACCTGCTACAACTTAAGTAGTAGTGTGATCCCACCAGCTATTACCCTTAATTTTGAAGGGGGCATAGTCATAAGACTGCCTCAATCAAGAATTCTTCTAACCATCTCTCCCTTTACTTGCCTACCCTTCATTGAAATTGGAGATGATGATAGGAATGACGGAATTATTGGAGGTATTCAGCTTCAAACTCTGCAAGTGCTTATTGATGTTGTCAACCGTAAAGTCGGTTTTGCTGAAAAAAATTGTGATTGA